The following nucleotide sequence is from Tolumonas lignilytica.
GAATATTAGATGGTTTGCTTGTATGGTTTTACGGTCACGTTTGCGTAAACACCGGCGGCAACAAACGGATCGGCATCAGCCCAGCTTTTTGCTTCTGCCAGCGATGGAAAGTCGACAATCATGATGCTACCACTGAAGCCAGCTTCACCCGGATCATCGGCATCAATGGCCGGATTCGGGCCGGCAGTCAGTACGCGTCCTTCTGCCTGCAACGCCTGCAAACGGGCTAAATGTGCCGGACGGTGTGCTTTACGCAATGGCAGGCTGTTTTCAATATCTTCTGCAATGATCACATACCACATAACTAATCCTTATCTTGTTCTTGTTGGTCATGAGAGGGTAGGTAACGATAAATATAAATACCGGTTATCACGGTACTTAAGAGCATGAGTCCCAAGACCCCGAACACCTTGAAATCAACCCAAATCTCGGTTGGCATGTAGAACGCGATATAAACGTTAATTGCGCCGATGATCCAGAAGAACAGTCCCCATGAAAAATTAATCCGGTTCCATACAGCATCGGGTAATGACAATTCTTTCCCCAACATTTTTTTCATCAGAGGTTTCTGTAATAGGAACTGACTTACCCATAGCGCAGAACCAAACGCCGCATACAGTACGGTCACTTTCCATTTGATGAAGTTTTCATTGTGGAAAAACAGCGTCATGGCACCAAAAATCAGTACAACGACCAAAGTGATTAAATGACTGCGTTCCAGTTTTTTATACATAAACCAGATCACGACCATTTGCAGAATAGTGGTAGCCATTAAAGCGCCGGTTGCGGCATAGATGTCGTGAAGTTTAAAAACTGCAAAGAAGACAATAAGGGGGATGAAATCGAGTAGCTGTTTCATGTTTTGACCCGTTGTTAACAAACGGTGACAGTCTAACTAGTGTACAGCGGAATGGAAAGGGAAAACAGCATTAAAGAGACTCCCCCAAGAGTGAGGGAGTCTGAATTTATCAGCGGACGGTAGCCGCTTTCATCGTGCGAACAAACTGGGTCAGCTTGTCCAGCATAACAGCCGGTTCGCTAAGATGTTGCTCTATGATTTTGACCACGGCAGAACCTGAGATGGCACCGGCTGCACCAGCCGCAATGGCTGCACGAACCTGTTCTGGTTCGCTGATACCAAAGCCAAGCAATGCGGGCGGCGCATCAAACTCTTTCAGTGCTTTCAGTAAGTGATCAACCGGCATCTGCGCACGGGTTTCCGCACCGGTGACACCGGCACGACTCAGCAGATAGGTATAACCGGAACTTAGTTCAGCGACACGTTTCAGTGTGGCATCGTCAGCATTGGGTGGCGCAATGTAGATGCTTTCTACACCGAATTTATCCGCTGCCGCTTTAAATGGCGCTGACATTTCCACTGGCACATCAGCGATCAGTACGGAGTCCACACCCGCAGCCTTGGCTTTGCTAAAGAAGTCTTCTGCTGTGTGGGTATAAACCAGGTTGGCATACAGCAACAGGCCGATAGGCAGATCCGGATATTTGGCGCGGATGCGAGCCAGAATATCAAAGCAGATCGCCGGGGTGGTATGTGCTTTCAGTGCGCGGGTGGCGGCATCCTGAATAGTCGGGCCATCCGCGACCGGATCTGAGAAGGGAATACCCAATTCGAGAGCATCAGCACCACCAGCAATCAGGGCTTCAATGATCTGTTCAGAAAGTTCCGGAGTCGGGTCGCCAATCGCGACGAAAGGCACAAATGCGCCCTGATTAGCCGCATTCAGACGTTCAAACAGTTTGCTATAACGTCTCATAACAGTGCTCCTTCACCTTCCAGTACGTTGGCTACCGTAAATATGTCTTTGTCTCCACGACCGGATAAGTTGACGATCAGGATCTGTTCTTTTTCCGGCTCAGAACGTGCCATTTTCAGCGCATGGGCCAACGCGTGGGATGATTCCAGTGCCGGAATGATACCCTCATGGCGAGAGAGCTCTTGGAAGGCTTCCAGTGCTTCTTTATCAGTGACCGATGGATATTGCGCGCGACCAATCGAAGAAAGATATGCGTGCTGCGGCCCTACGGATGGGAAGTCGAGACCGGCAGAAATCGAGTGGGATTCCTCAACCTGACCATTTTCATCCTGCATCAGATAAGAGACCATCCCCAGATAGATGCCTTTAGGCGCATGACCAATCGGTGCGCCGTGTTTGCCGGTTTCGATACCAAAGCCGGCAGGTTCAACCCCAATCAGACGAACGCCTTCTTCCTCAATGAAAGTCGCAAACATACCGATGGCATTGGAGCCACCGCCGACACAGGCAACGACGGCATCAGGCAGACGGCCTTCCGCATCTAGGATCTGCGCTTTGGCTTCTTCACCGATCATGCGCTGGAATTCACGCACGATAG
It contains:
- a CDS encoding septation protein A, encoding MKQLLDFIPLIVFFAVFKLHDIYAATGALMATTILQMVVIWFMYKKLERSHLITLVVVLIFGAMTLFFHNENFIKWKVTVLYAAFGSALWVSQFLLQKPLMKKMLGKELSLPDAVWNRINFSWGLFFWIIGAINVYIAFYMPTEIWVDFKVFGVLGLMLLSTVITGIYIYRYLPSHDQQEQDKD
- a CDS encoding YciI family protein; its protein translation is MWYVIIAEDIENSLPLRKAHRPAHLARLQALQAEGRVLTAGPNPAIDADDPGEAGFSGSIMIVDFPSLAEAKSWADADPFVAAGVYANVTVKPYKQTI
- the trpA gene encoding tryptophan synthase subunit alpha; its protein translation is MRRYSKLFERLNAANQGAFVPFVAIGDPTPELSEQIIEALIAGGADALELGIPFSDPVADGPTIQDAATRALKAHTTPAICFDILARIRAKYPDLPIGLLLYANLVYTHTAEDFFSKAKAAGVDSVLIADVPVEMSAPFKAAADKFGVESIYIAPPNADDATLKRVAELSSGYTYLLSRAGVTGAETRAQMPVDHLLKALKEFDAPPALLGFGISEPEQVRAAIAAGAAGAISGSAVVKIIEQHLSEPAVMLDKLTQFVRTMKAATVR
- the trpB gene encoding tryptophan synthase subunit beta produces the protein MTLLDPFFGEFGGMYSPQILMPVLLELEKAFVDAKDDPEFQAEFQHLLKEYAGRPTPLTLCRNLTKGTKTKLYLKREDLLHGGAHKTNQVLGQALLAKRMGKTRIIAETGAGQHGVATALACALLNLPCRIYMGAVDCERQKPNVFRMRLMGAEVVPVHAGSSTLKDACNEAMRDWTANYKDTHYILGTAAGPHPFPTIVREFQRMIGEEAKAQILDAEGRLPDAVVACVGGGSNAIGMFATFIEEEGVRLIGVEPAGFGIETGKHGAPIGHAPKGIYLGMVSYLMQDENGQVEESHSISAGLDFPSVGPQHAYLSSIGRAQYPSVTDKEALEAFQELSRHEGIIPALESSHALAHALKMARSEPEKEQILIVNLSGRGDKDIFTVANVLEGEGALL